In one window of Chryseobacterium viscerum DNA:
- a CDS encoding DinB family protein, which yields MIKQALLGEFLHEAENTRKILQAIPDSALDWKPSEKNWTTGQLASHIAEVYNWYESTFNQDTFDMGAYKYDKGDISKAENILAKFEENVANAQKVLENSDENTYFNEWKMEMNGNVLFPPSPRIQVVRGFLYNHLYHHRGELVVYLRSTGNKVPGLYGPTADDKF from the coding sequence ATGATTAAACAGGCACTTTTAGGTGAATTTCTGCACGAAGCTGAAAACACCAGAAAAATTTTACAGGCAATCCCTGACAGCGCACTAGACTGGAAACCGTCTGAAAAAAACTGGACAACCGGTCAGCTGGCCTCTCACATTGCTGAAGTATACAATTGGTACGAATCCACTTTCAATCAGGATACTTTTGATATGGGTGCGTACAAGTATGACAAAGGAGATATTTCCAAAGCGGAAAATATCCTGGCAAAATTTGAAGAAAATGTTGCCAATGCCCAGAAAGTTCTTGAAAACTCGGATGAAAACACTTATTTTAATGAGTGGAAAATGGAAATGAACGGAAATGTACTTTTCCCGCCATCTCCAAGAATCCAGGTAGTAAGAGGTTTTCTTTATAATCATTTGTACCATCACAGAGGTGAACTGGTTGTTTATTTAAGATCAACCGGGAACAAAGTCCCTGGGCTTTACGGTCCTACTGCTGATGATAAATTCTAA